The Desulfonatronum sp. SC1 genome includes a window with the following:
- a CDS encoding methyl-accepting chemotaxis protein encodes MDTSKIVFPAILLGGIVVLGGGGVASLVDASGQAGTIMATVAGFIALVLIGGPLLLQKQALAEATTELEKLARGSFRKKKMETCQGGKTLPELFAALEAAAHALKHEKGMNKGIIEGLPMPFLLVDTKERATFSNQACMDMLQIDGSPKKQYGRTLAEIFYNDPGRKTLVGKAMETGEVFKNVEVTIQGHKGGVRHVLTNVYPLYDLDGVCIGGFGLYLDITALKAKEAEICEQNEIISRAASQATQVSNSMASASEELAAQVEQASRGAEQQRDRTSETATAMEEMNATVLEVARNASQAAEASDQARTKALEGAKVVGESVAAINKVQRQSEELKANLGRLGQQADQIGRIMTVIEDIADQTNLLALNAAIEAARAGDAGRGFAVVADEVRKLAEKTMNATKEVGQAITDIQHGTRINIEGMDKAAEAVAEATARVNISGKALKEILALAEMAADQVRSIATAAEQQSATSEEINRGVEDINRISAETSEVMNQSAQAVSEMARMAVQLNVIIDGMRAQTKGECPAD; translated from the coding sequence ATGGATACTTCGAAAATTGTCTTTCCGGCCATCCTGCTCGGCGGGATTGTTGTACTCGGTGGTGGAGGAGTCGCTTCATTGGTCGACGCATCGGGCCAGGCGGGAACCATCATGGCCACGGTTGCCGGATTCATCGCCCTGGTCTTGATAGGCGGGCCGCTGCTGCTCCAGAAGCAAGCCCTGGCTGAAGCCACGACCGAACTGGAAAAGCTTGCGCGGGGATCATTTCGAAAGAAAAAAATGGAGACCTGCCAGGGTGGCAAAACCCTTCCAGAATTGTTCGCCGCTCTAGAGGCCGCGGCTCACGCACTGAAACACGAAAAAGGAATGAACAAGGGCATCATCGAAGGCCTGCCCATGCCCTTCCTCCTGGTGGATACCAAGGAACGGGCTACGTTTTCCAACCAGGCCTGCATGGACATGCTCCAGATCGACGGCTCGCCGAAGAAACAGTACGGGAGGACCCTGGCCGAAATATTCTACAATGATCCAGGGCGTAAGACTTTGGTGGGCAAGGCCATGGAAACCGGCGAGGTGTTCAAGAACGTGGAAGTCACCATTCAAGGGCATAAGGGCGGTGTTCGGCATGTCCTGACAAATGTCTACCCCCTTTATGATCTGGACGGGGTTTGCATCGGCGGTTTCGGTCTGTACCTGGATATAACGGCCCTCAAAGCCAAGGAGGCTGAAATTTGCGAACAGAACGAAATCATCTCCCGGGCCGCTTCCCAGGCCACTCAAGTCTCTAACTCCATGGCTTCGGCCTCGGAAGAACTGGCCGCCCAGGTGGAGCAAGCCAGCCGGGGCGCCGAGCAACAGCGGGATCGGACCAGCGAGACGGCCACGGCCATGGAGGAAATGAACGCCACGGTCCTGGAAGTGGCCAGAAACGCCTCCCAGGCCGCGGAGGCGTCGGATCAGGCCCGGACCAAGGCACTGGAGGGCGCAAAGGTGGTGGGCGAGTCCGTAGCGGCCATCAACAAGGTCCAGCGCCAATCCGAGGAACTGAAAGCCAATCTTGGCCGCTTGGGACAGCAGGCCGACCAGATCGGCCGGATCATGACCGTGATCGAGGACATCGCGGACCAGACCAATCTGCTGGCCCTGAACGCGGCCATCGAGGCGGCCCGGGCCGGAGACGCCGGACGCGGGTTTGCCGTGGTGGCCGACGAAGTGCGCAAACTGGCCGAAAAAACCATGAACGCCACCAAGGAAGTCGGCCAAGCCATCACGGACATCCAGCACGGCACCAGGATCAACATCGAAGGCATGGACAAGGCCGCGGAGGCCGTAGCCGAGGCCACGGCCCGGGTCAACATCTCCGGAAAGGCCCTGAAAGAAATCCTGGCCCTGGCCGAGATGGCCGCGGACCAGGTCCGCTCCATCGCCACGGCCGCGGAACAGCAGTCCGCCACCAGCGAGGAGATCAACCGCGGGGTGGAAGACATCAACCGCATCTCCGCGGAAACCAGCGAGGTCATGAACCAATCCGCCCAAGCCGTTTCGGAAATGGCCCGGATGGCCGTCCAGTTGAACGTCATCATCGATGGAATGCGGGCCCAGACAAAAGGCGAATGTCCAGCGGATTGA